AGTATTGAATTATATAAAAAAATTATTAATAAGTATCCAGATTTAAATTTTATAGCAAGTGGTGGCGTTTCATGTTATCAGGATCTAGTAGATTTAAAAGAGATTGGATGTAAAGGAGTGATTGTTGGAAAAGCTATTTATGAAGGAAAGATTAGTTTAGAAGAGATCAATGGTTTTAAATGACGAAGTACGAATGTAGAAGTACGAATATAGAATGACGAATGTGGAAGTGTGAATGTAGAAGTACGAATTATAAGTATGAATAGAATTAATTTTTAGATATGAAACAAAATGATTTAAAGGATAGAACAAAAAGGTATGCCATCGTTAATTATAATTCGTCAATCTTCATTCTTAAATCTTCATTCTTAGATAGTAAATAGAAACCATGTTAACCAAACGCATAATTCCTTGTCTGGATATTAAAGACGGTCGTACTGTGAAAGGCATCAATTTCGTAAATATTCGAGATGCCGGTGATCCGGTTGAACTGGCCAAGTGTTACTCTGAACTGGGGGCTGATGAACTGGTGTTTCTGGATATCACGGCGACCAACGAAAAGAGAAAAACACTTTCTGAATTGGTAACTAAAGTAGCGGCAGCAATTAACATTCCGTTCACCGTGGGCGGTGGAATTTCTTCAGTTGAAGATGTTGAAGTTCTTTTGAATTCCGGTGCTGATAAAGTATCCGTCAATACCAGTGCATTCAAACGACCTGAACTCATCAATGAACTTGCCTCTCGATTTGGCTCTCAGTGTGTGGTTTTGGCAATAGATACGAAATTTGAAAACGAAGATTGGTTCGTGTATTTAAACGGCGGGAAATTAAAAACCGAAGTAAAAGCTATTGATTGGGCCAAGGAAGGAGCTAAAAGAGGTGCGGGAGAAATTTTACTCACCTCTATGAATAACGATGGTACAAAAAACGGATTCGCAAACGATATTACTCAATTAATTTCTGAAAATGTTTCTATACCGGTAATTGCGAGTGGTGGAGCAGGTTCTATGCAACATTTCGCGGATGCCTTCCTCATTGGTAAAGCTGATGCGGCATTGGCGGCCAGCGTTTTTCATTTTAAAGAAATTGAAATAAAAGCACTAAAAGAGTATTTAATAACTAAACAAATTGAAATAAGATTATAATATGAATATAGATTTTTCAAAAGCATCAGACGGACTGGTACCGGTAATTGTACAAGACAATCAAACTTTAAAAGTATTAATGTTGGGGTACATGAATCCCGAAGCTTTAACACAAACCATTTCCACCAAAAAAGTTACTTTTTACAGCAGAAGTAAAAAACGTTTATGGGTTAAAGGTGAAACTTCCGGTAATTTTTTAAATGTGGTAAGTATTAATCAGGATTGTGATGATGATACAATTCTAATAAAAGTTGCGCCTGAAGGTCCGGTTTGTCATACCGGTTCGGACACGTGTTTCAATGAAGAGAACAGGGGTAATTTTTTGTTTGAGCTGGAAGCTACGATTCAAAACAGAAAGAAGAATCCGCAAAAGGAATCTTATACCAATCAACTTTTTAATAAAGGAATCAATAAAATTGCTCAAAAAGTAGGGGAGGAGGCTGTTGAATTGGTAATTGAAGCAAAGGATGATAATAAAGATTTGTTTTTAGGCGAAGCTGCTGATTTAATGTATCACTATTTGGTCTTATTGGCGGCTAAGGGTTATTCATTAAATGATGTAACAACCGTACTAAATAATAGGAATAAGTAAATTTAATTTTTGATTTGTATTAAAATGGTTATTTTGGTACGATATTTTATACAACATGCGATTAACTTTAGTCCTATCTGCTCTGTTCTTGTTTTTAGCATGCGATTTCAAAGCTCAAGAAGGTAAAATTGACTCTTTAATTCTCGCTTTAAAAACAGAAAAAAATGATTCAATTAAAATAAATGCTTACATCGCTTTAGTAGGTCTTTCTAATGGTAATGCCGAAAAATTAACTTACTTACATGAAGCCATTGGTTTAGCCAAAAAAAACAAGCACAACAAAAGGATTTCCGGCTTAAGTTATTACTTGTCTAGAATTCATGAAATGTCAGGTAATCGCGATAGCTGTTTATATTATTTAAACAGTATGCGTCATTATGCCCAATTGGCTAATGAAAAAAGTTTGTTGGCGTATTTCTATATTCAAATAGCCTATATTAAAAGTGTTTATTTTAAAAATAATGAAAACCAACTGGTTTATTTGGATTCAGCCATCACGATTTATGAAGATTTGTATTTAAATCACAATAAAAATTCGACTCTATACGCTGAAGCTTTATGGCGTAAAACCGAAGCTTTAATGAATGCCTTAGGAGATCATGAAGTAGATGTAGTTAAATATGAAAAGGAATTAATTGAAATCAGGAAATTATTAGGCAAAGCACAAGTATTAAAAAAGGAGAATGGAGAGTTGATTAGTGAAACGGATACGGCAATACCGGATGGCTGGATGAATTATTATTTGTTAACGGGTAATAAAGATTCTAGCTTGTACTATGCTTTAAGGTCTGTAGAGATAAATAATAGATTAAATATTGATCCGGCTAGAATGTCTTATTCTTATGCCCGCCTTTCGCAAATCTATCAATCGCGTAAAGAATATAAAAAGGCAGAAGAAGCTACATTAACCGGTATTCGAGTTGCTAATGAACATAATTTGGTAAAAGAGTTAATTGATAATTATTCAATTTTAAGAAACTTATATTATTTACAAGGTGATTATAAAAACGCACATGATATACTGGTGCGAATTACTGCGTTTAACGACTCTGTTAATTCTAAAGCCGCACTCAATGCCGAAGAAGTTTTTCAAAGTCAGATGAAGTCTGAAAAATTACAACAAGAGGCGCTTCGTCAGGAAGAAAATGCTAAAATGCAAAAAACGGTAACTACGCTCACAATCGCCGTACTTTTTTTGGTTTTAATTTTTTCTGTTTTAATAGCCTTGCGCTGGCGAAAATCTATCGCGCAAAACAAAATAATTGAACAACAAAAATTTATAGTGGATCAAAAAAATACAGAGATTACGGAAAGTATTACTTATGCTAAACGCATTCAACAGGCCAAGTTACCCGCCATAGAAACCATTAAAGCCTCTTTGCCCAATTCCTTTGTTTTGTTTAAGCCTAAAGATATTGTGAGTGGCGATTTTTATTATTTCCGTGAAAAAGATGGCTTTCAGTTTTTGGCTGTAGCTGATTGTACCGGACACGGAGTTCCCGGAGCAATTATGGCAATGTTAGGTAGTGAAAGATTAGATGATGCCTTAAATCAAACCAATGATACATCCGAAATTCTTAAAATTTTAAATCAAGGGGTAAAGGCTTCTTTAAAACAAGATGATAGCGATTCTACTTCACGCGATGGAATGGATATTATTATTTGCAGAATTGATAAAAAAAACAACAAAGTTTGTTTTTCAGGAGCAAACAGACCTTTATGGATTGTGCGACATCAAACACAAAGTATTGAAGAATTTAAACCCACTAAATCGGCCATAGGCGGATTTACAGCGAATGAACAGGAATTTTCCAAAGCGGAAACTATGGTGCAAAGTAAGGACGTAATTTATTTATCAACCGATGGATACTCCGATACGTTTGGCGGGGCGAACGACAAGAAATTAACTTCCAAACGATTTAAAGAATTATTGATTTCCGTTCACTCTAAATCTGCAGATGAACAATTTGCATATTTATTAAACTTTATTGAACAATGGAAAGGTAAAATAGAGCAAATTGATGATATTCTGGTGGCCGGAATAATAATCTAATTTATGCTGACTAATGTTACTTGTATTTACCCCGGTAGAACAGAAATATTTTTGTCAGATTCATTTGTAATATTTAATACAGTCGAAGGTACTCGTAAGAGGTGCTAAGTGAACCATTAATATATCCCCAATAAACTTTATTTGAAGCAATACGATAATTTTCTGCGGTGAACTTTGATTTAAACTCATCGTCCCGAATTTTAATCAAAGCTTCAGTTTTAATGGTGGAGTCTATGAGGTAAGAAATTTTAGTCGCGGAAATCCGTGTCGTATCGTCATAAACAATAAATGTGCGACCATTTAAAGGAACGTGCTCGTCGAAAGCGCAAATTATTAAGGAAGTATTAATGGAGTCTGGAATTTTAAACTCTTCGAGTTTTTCAGGAGGGAGTCCGCCGTTTACATAGTCCTGAAGACTTGGAACAGTTCCAATAGGTCTTTGACGCTCGTCCGTGTTGTACTTATTGTTGCTTTCGTCGCAACCGAAGTTAATTAATAGAGAAAGAAAAGTTGTCAATAGGTATATTTGATTTTTCATGGTATTTATGTCAAATGCCCACTAACGTTTTGCAGCTACCCGAAGGGCGGGACTTTTACCACTCCCGATAGCTATCGGGATGATTTGAAAAACTAATGTTTGATTAACCACAAAACTGTCTTTGGAACACGAATCCCCGCCTTTTGGGTAGGTGCTGTTATATGCCGTTATTTTTTTAGTAAATATATTTTATAGTTTTTCTTAAATGAGTCGTTGATTTCCGCGCCTATTTCATAATTGTCTTTGTCGTCTATTGAGTCAAATTCTTTGTCATTTAATTTAATTTTCGTAATTGTTGCTTTGCTGATTCTTTCTTTATTTTTTCCAATTAATACATCACCCTTGTTAATGATTTGATTATTCGTTTTAAAGCAGACAACCTTCCCATCTTTAAAAACGTCAGTAATTTCACCTAACTCTATTCCAGTTGCTTCAAGTTCTCTATATAAAAGGTCCTTTCGCAATACCTCTATTAATGCAGAGGAATATGCTTCAAAAAAATCTAGATAATCTATTAAAATATCATTTTTAATAATCTCACTAGTTATGCCATGCGCTACATAATTTCTATACTCGGCTAAATCATTTAAAATCTGAAATGATTCATTAGGAATTAATTCGCTACTCTCACTCAAACCTAATTTTGTGTTTGAGTAGTTTATGAAGGATTCTACTTTTAATACCTTTTGACTTATTTGATTAATACCGATATGTGAAAAAGATTCTTCCACAACTTGCAATCTGAAATTTGCAGTATGCTGTGCGAACGCATCTTTATTCAATTGATATCCTTCATTAATATTTATACAAGTGTGCAAATTTTTAATTACATCTTCTTTTGTTAATGGTCCTCCGTATTTGGGTTGTTCAATTTTATTAAGTAGTGAAAGTGAAAGCGTAAAGTGATTTTTTAATATTGACTCTGGAAGATTTTTATATGAATTGACTAAGTTGTTCAAATTGTCAACATATGTAATAAGACAATTTTCAATAAATCTTTCAAAAGAACCATAAAGTGAAATTATTATGGAATTATAATTATACTGGAGCTTTGAAAGTTTGAACTTTTTTAACGTTTCTGAAAGTTCTAGAATTAATAGTTCCTCCTTCGTAGTTGGTGTATCCATGAATGTATCGTGAAGCTTAAATTCTGCTTCATAAAACAAAATCAAGTTTCTTAAATCCAAAATTTCTTGATGAAATTTAATCCGAATTACATCCATATTACTTCGAAAGTTCTTGAAATAATTCTCTTATCCGTTCTTCTCTTTTGCTAATTATTCCTTGATTAGTATTTCTGCCTTCGAAATCATCATAATATTTGGAATAAAAACTTTCAAGCAAAGTGACAATTCCATTCTTTTTTTCTAAAATTTTGCCTTTAGCGCCTAAGAACTCAGATGCAATAACAGTCAGTGGATCGTATACGGCAGTTGTCGGTCTGGAATACCAATTCCACTTTCCGTTTCTGTTTCTGTATAAACAAAATGCTTGTTCGCCTAATAATTCATACAAAAATTCTATAGTTTCATTAAACAGCTTACCCATTTCAATCAATGTTTCTGATGGTAATGAATTGCCGTATTTTAAATAGTTATTCAAATAGTCTTTCAGACTTCGAGTGTATTTAATCAATCCTTCTCGTTGTCTATTCGCGAAAAATCTTAATACAAGTTCAACATCACCCATGTCCCTGAATAGGTCATTTTGTATCAATTCATCGCTGGGGTTATTATTACTAATTTCATCTTCTGTTTGTTCTGGTATCTGCCAAGTTTTACAAAGGAATTTATTTCTCGCAAGTTTAATACACAGTTCATTTAATGGGCCATTAAAAACAGCATTTCTAGATTCTTGTGGCTCTAATTTGACGCCACCACTGTTTATCCTTTCAAATACTAGTTGTTTCAATTGCATTGCATCCAACTCATTTTTAGCTGTTTCTTGCAATAATATTATAGAAGATAAATATCTTCTATCGATACCCTTTTTAATCTGTATTGGTAATGATGAATACTTTTTCCCATTTAATTCTGGCCATTCCTCTAAGCCATCCAAAACGAATTCATCCTTGTAAAACTCCTTTATTGCAGTAAGCCTTTGCAATCCATCCATCACTTCGTAATGAGAATAACTGTCTTCATACAAAAAAATTGGCGGTATAGGTACATTCATAATAAATGACTCAATTAGTTTTGATTTCTGAGTGATATTCCATCTATGGCGTCTTTGAAACTCAGGATTTAGTTTATAGTCAGTGCCAGAAAGCATAACTACAATTGAAGGCAAAGGATACCTAGCTTGCTCTGTAATAATTCGGACTTCACCTTTAACATACTTCTGATTTATTTCTTCGTCTGACATTTTTAAGTCTACTGAAGGTTCTAAATGTTTAAAAACGATTTCTTCTCCTGCTATTAATTTCATATCTTTTTGTTTATAATAATGGCATATAACTTCCCGCTACCCGCATAAATAAATACTTACAATTGCTTACAAGTACTTAAAGGCCCTTAGCTTAATTTAAATTAAAGTTAAAACAATTTACTTTAAAATATAAGTAAAATATTAATTATTGAAAAATGTTTGGGCTTAGCTAATAATGGTTTTTAGACAATTTTGATAGCTTAATCCGGTTCATAGCTGTTATTGGTCGGATTATCTTTATATTGGGGTTAGTTAATACTCTTTTACTAAAATATCCGTGGGTATGCTTAATACTTCACTCAACTTGCGTATCATATCCAGCGTAAGTTTTCTTTTTCTGTTTAATATTTCACTCACACGGCTTTTTAATCCAATGGCTAAGGCTAAGTCTTTTTGTTTATAGCCTAATTGTTCCATTCTGAATTTGATGGCCTCAATAGGGTCGGGCAAATCAATAGGGTATTTATCTTGTTCATATTTTTCAATGAGCAAAGCCAGCAATTCTAATTCATCTCCTTCTTTTGTTCCTTTTTTTGCATCAAAAATTTTTTCCAAGCGGCCTAAGGCTTTCTGATATTCTTTTTCGTTCTTAATTACTTTGTATTCCATATCAAATTGTTTTTGCGTCTATTTTATCGTATTGTGGATGCGTTCCTATAAAACGAATCCATAAAATGCTATAGTCATAATTAATTTTAACTATTAATCTGTATTTATTTCCTTTTATATTAAATACCACCCGGTTGTTTTGAATAATACTGGCAGATGGAAATTCTTTTTTGATGTCACTCGGACTTTTCCATTTTGCCTTCAATGCTTCATAATACCAGGATTTTAACTGCGATTCACAATCAGTATGCCTGTTCCAAAATTCACGAAGTATTTTTTTGGCAATTACTCTCAACTTGATTAATACTTAGCAAATATACAAAAAGTTCCCGAAATGGGAATTATTTTAAGACTATTTTTAAAAGGTTTGCCACCAACAGTCGGTGAGCATGGTATTTCTATATTGTCGCGCAAACAACTTGATCTAACAGGCAGGCTCTTCGATTAAAGGGAAGTAAAGCGTAACTCGATCAATTCTTTACTTGTTAAAAATAGTCAAATAGGAACTTTTTCTTCATTTCTATTGAACTTATTGCTAGCTTGAGTGTACTGAGCTTACATGTCGCAATCAAATTCCTTAGCCAATATAGCTTGTGAGCAATTAATGAACTTCATTTCAGAAGGAAGAACAGAGGCTTTTGATGAATTGTACAAAAGGCATGCAGCAACGTTAACCAGGTATTTTTTTCGAATGCTGAATAATGATAAGGAACTTGCCCTGGATGCTGTGCAGGATCTTTTCCTTAAAATTGCTGAATCCCCCGGAATTTTTAATAGATCAAAACCATTCAAGACCTGGATGTTCTCTATAGCCTCTAATTACTGTAAAAATTTTTACCGCCATAAAAAAGTTGAACAAACTTATGTAGAGTTTTATATGCATGATAAGGGAAGTATATCCACTGAGATCGCCGATGTAATACAAAGTATAGACAGGAGATATTTGTTAAGGATGTTGGATGAAGTGCTTTTGGAACTTCCGATCGAAAAACGAGAAGTGATTATATTAAAATACCAGGAAGAGCGCAGTATTGCTGAAATTGCGGAGATCCAAAAATGTTCAGAGGGAACGGTAAAATCAAGGCTTCATCATGCAGTCAAAATACTACAGGAAAAATTAAATAAATTTAAAAATGAAAATTCCAATGAAAAATACAAAACAATTGGATGAGCTTTTACATGAAGCTCTGATGGAAGGCTGTGAGGATCTTGTTATGCCTCAGCTAAAAGATTTAGAGTTGGCAAGACAGGCTGTAGCGAAAAATGCAAAGATCATGGTTCCTGAGGCTACAGACCTATACTGGAGGATCGCCTATTTTTTAAACCGCAATTTTAAATTGTATCAAGTAGCTGCCGTTTTAATATTGATTGGAATAGCCGTTATTTTGTTTCAATACAAAAATGAAAGTAAAACAGAAGTCGGAAAACAGCCTATGGCAGCAATCACTAATCCTCCTGCTGTGAGTTTTACACTGATGGCTTGTATCGCATCCGATAAACTAAATAATAAAAACTAATTATGGAAGAATTGATTCAACAAACAAATGCGGGTTCGTTCAGGTACTTTCCTTTTTTCAAATCGAAGCAGCCCTATTTCATTTTGACTTTGCTAGCGTTAATATTCTATGTCACCACCTTGAACAATGAATATGCGCTGGATGATGGTATAGTGATTCATCAAAACGATTATGTGTTGAAGGGTGCGAATGGTATTCCGGATATATTAATGAATGATCAGTATCACAGTTTTTACGAGCGCATGAACGCTAAGGATCAGTTGATGGGTGGAAGATATAGACCATTGCCTACCATGAGTTTTGCACTTGAACAAGAATTCATTGGGAAATACAGGACAGGTCGTTATTTATTTTGTGAAGATTTAAATAAGAATGGTTTGCTGGATAAAGAACCGGTGAATTATTGGAATAAGGATAATCAGGCAGTTCATGGCTATGAATACAATGAAAGTATTGATTCGAATCATGACGGTATTACTCAAAGCACCGAGTGTAAATGGTGCTGGGACAGAAACGAAAATGGCAAGAATGATTATGAGGAAGACAGAAATCAGGACGGCGTATATAATGAGATTGATTGCCAGGTTTATGGTGCTTCATTAAGACATTTGAATAATATGCTTCTCTATCTACTGCTTTGTCTGGTCGTGTACATATTCTTGAAAAAAGTTGTGTTTACTTCTAACAGCGATATGGCTTTTTTAGGAGCTCTACTTTTCCTTATACATCCGGTGCATACAGAAGTAGTTGCAAACGTTAAGGGCAGAGAGGATATCCTTTCCTTACTATTCATACTTTTATCATTATTATACTTTGTTATTTTTGTCAATGAAAAGAAGATTGGTTCCGGTTTATTGGCTTCTTTTTTCTTGTTCCTGGCCTTGCTCTCCAAAGAGTATGCCTTGCTGATGCTTTTTATGGTACCGCTCACAATTTATTTTTTCAGGAATTCAGACATGGATAAGAGAAACAGACTTTTAGTTGGTACATTCCTTTTTACGCCTTTTTTGATCTATTTAATTATGCGTGCTAGTTTTGTTACCTTTTCGCCAGGCGTTGGGGATACAGAATTACTCAACAATTCATTTCTTCTTGCTAACGGTCAGCAGGCATTTGCCTCGCAGGTTTATGATCTTCTTCTTTATTTGCGTATAATGTTCTTGCCACATCCATTGGTATGCGATTATTCTTATGAAGCCTTGCCCTACAATGATTTTTCAAGCTGGAAATTTTGGCTGGCATTCTGTTTGAATGGAGGTTTACTGATTTATGGAATTAGAAAAAGTAAGCAAAGGCACGCCTTAAGTTACGGCATTCTTTTGTACTTCTTATTCCTTCTTCCGGTTTCTAATTTGTTTTTCAATACTGGAATTCGATTATTGGAGTCTAATCTATTTCATGCTTCCTTTGGATTTAGTTTGGCTTTGGCATGGCTGCTAATTGCCGGACTCGACAAATTGGAGAAATGGTCCTTTTCGAAAAAAAGGAATTTAGTTAACACATTGGCGATCGTGTTGATCATTCTAACTTTGATAAAAACTTGGGAACGCAATTGGGACTGGAAGAATGATATTACCTTGTTTATGAAAGATGTGAAGAATTCACCGAATTCTGTTTTGATTTTAGGAAATGCCGGTGCTCGCTGGATAGATCTTGCGGATACCAAGGAGATTACCGGTGTTGCCATTCCGGGTCAAGATCCAAATGTTTACAATGACTACAATGGTGTTCTCATGATTTCGGATGAAGAATTGAAAGAGAGTGGCGCCGCATCCAAGAGAGAATATGCCTTGAGAAAGGGAATTGGCTATTTAGAACGCGCTGTAGAATTGCATCCGAGATATGTAAATGGATTTTTGAATTTAGGTTTAGCTGAATTTAAGTTGGATAAGCATGATCGATCACTTTTTTATTGGAAACATGCGGAATACTTGTATCCAAACAATCCTTATCTGATGAATTATTACACCGTTGTGAATAATATTTTTATGCAGAAGGCTAAAGAAAATTTAGAACAAGGTGATTATAGTGAAGCGGAAAAATTGTATTTGTATTGCAAGACGATCGATGCGAACAATGCCGGTGCTTGGCGCGGATTGGAAGAGACTTACAAGAGAATGAATTTAAAAAGAGCTGAAGCAAATGCCAGAGATAGAGCAAGTGAGATTGAAGCGAATGCTCCCAAAGTAAAACAAAAAGCCAACAAGGAAAATGAATGTTGACAATGAAGGGGTTTATTCTTAAGGCAATTTAGCGATGCTTTTATAGCGGTTAAACAAAAACTTCAGTTTGATGCTCCATACGTAATGTATTGAACGCTGTCAGTCCGAAATTTACATGTGAAACTTATTCTTTAAGAAAGCTTCTGATAAGTCTGCCACCAACGGTCTGGAATCTCTCCGCTTACGGCCAGTTCGTAATCTTTGTAATTGCAGGGAATTAAAGTATGCCTCTCAAATTTTGAGCCTTTAATGGGCGGGTAAGGAATTTCCATCCACCATCTATCGCTCTTTTTACTTTTGTAAAAATTAATTTCGTGTTTTTCATTTTCCATTACCACATGAAAGCGCATGTAATCGGGATTGGTTCGTCCGGGAAAATCATTTTTACGGTGGTAATAACCATCCATAAAACACCAAATCATTTGCGCGGCTAAATGCGCGGTTTTTCCGCTGATATCAAATTCCGGATTGATTTCGTAAATGCCAATGGATGAAAGTCTATCATTCATACCTGCGTATCTTAAAATCTGACAGGCTTCTTCGGCATAAAATCCATTGGGAGAAGCATTGGGATTGGCCGGCGCATCGGCATGTTTAATGCTGGTGATATCAAAACTCAGCATGTCGGCTTGGCGAATGATGGGTTCTGCTTCTTCAATTTTATCTCGTATTTGTCCTAAACGATAAAAATCAAAATACAATTTAGTCATCATTCCCAAACTGTTTTGATCGACTAAATAAGATTGATAACCTACATTACTGTAATTGAATAAATAATTGGGCTGATGTAAAATTATTTTTCCGAGGTATGAGTGATTGGTAATATTTTCATCCGGATTTCCTAAATCAAAAACACTATCCACCGAAACCAGATTAATAGTTTGTTCTAAATCCTTATATCCTAAAAACTGGGCATAAGTTAAATCTTGCGAGCCACCTAAAATAATGGGAATAATATTTTTACGAATTAAATGATCAACACAAGAGCGAACGGCAAAATAGGTATCGTCTGTACTGTGGCCGGGCATAATATTTCCTAAATCGGCCACCTTGGTTGTAAAACCCGTGCCGTATAATTTGTATAAAAAACTGCGCACACTATCCGGACCATTATTGCAACCCGCATTATTTACCGCATTGCGATCTTCACACACCCCAATGATGGCCAGGTTGACTTCCTCTAAATCCGGAAAATCACCTTCGCTTTTATAAATCTGAAATTGCTGCCCGAATTGCGATTCATTGGTTTCAGAACCGTTTAAAATTTGTTCTAAGTTTAACGGCGATAAAAAATGCATTATGTCACTCATGAGAATTGTGTTTTCACGAATGTAAGGGCTTTGGAGCTTGGGAAATGCTCTGAATTGAAAGAGTAATTAAAAGGGGAATGTTGATGATTTTAGAAGGACGAGTTTAGAATGACGAAGTTAAATGACGAATATAGAATGTCGAATTAAGGATTCGCAAATCGTTCTTCTAACTTCTAAATTCGTACTTCGCACTTAGTGCCTCGTACTTCAAACTTCGTAAATCGTACTTTTAACTTCTAAATTCGTACTTCGTAAATCGTACTTCGTAAATCAACAATCTAAAATCTTAAAACGGTGGTTCATTAAAATCTTCAATATCATTTTTCTTGATGATATCTTTTGAATCTCCACTATCATCTGCTTTATCCCAGTTTCTGGATTGTACGGTTTTTGTTCCGTTGTCGTTTAAGAAGTCGGTGTTTTGTTCTAATCCTCCTTCACTGTTATTGCTGAATGAACTCATGCCTTCGGTATAATCCAAATCCGCAAATTTGGCGTACTGTCCCACAAAGCGAAGTTTTACGGTAGAAAGGGAACCATGTCTGTTTTTAGCAATGATTATTTCAGCTTTTCCTCTTGTTGGTTCATTGTCTTCATCTACTTCCAATCCGTAATATTCCGGACGGTAAATAAACATCACCATATCGGCATCTTGTTCAATAGCACCCGATTCACGCAGGTCACTTAATAAAGGTCTTTTACTGGAACCCGGACGATTTTCAACCTGTCGACTTAATTGTGATAAGGCAATGATGGGAATTTCCAATTCCTTAGCCAAACTTTTTAATCCTCTGGAGATGTGAGAAATTTCCTGCTCTCTGTTT
This sequence is a window from Sphingobacteriaceae bacterium. Protein-coding genes within it:
- the hisF gene encoding imidazole glycerol phosphate synthase subunit HisF, coding for MLTKRIIPCLDIKDGRTVKGINFVNIRDAGDPVELAKCYSELGADELVFLDITATNEKRKTLSELVTKVAAAINIPFTVGGGISSVEDVEVLLNSGADKVSVNTSAFKRPELINELASRFGSQCVVLAIDTKFENEDWFVYLNGGKLKTEVKAIDWAKEGAKRGAGEILLTSMNNDGTKNGFANDITQLISENVSIPVIASGGAGSMQHFADAFLIGKADAALAASVFHFKEIEIKALKEYLITKQIEIRL
- a CDS encoding bifunctional phosphoribosyl-AMP cyclohydrolase/phosphoribosyl-ATP diphosphatase HisIE, with the protein product MNIDFSKASDGLVPVIVQDNQTLKVLMLGYMNPEALTQTISTKKVTFYSRSKKRLWVKGETSGNFLNVVSINQDCDDDTILIKVAPEGPVCHTGSDTCFNEENRGNFLFELEATIQNRKKNPQKESYTNQLFNKGINKIAQKVGEEAVELVIEAKDDNKDLFLGEAADLMYHYLVLLAAKGYSLNDVTTVLNNRNK
- a CDS encoding SpoIIE family protein phosphatase; the encoded protein is MRLTLVLSALFLFLACDFKAQEGKIDSLILALKTEKNDSIKINAYIALVGLSNGNAEKLTYLHEAIGLAKKNKHNKRISGLSYYLSRIHEMSGNRDSCLYYLNSMRHYAQLANEKSLLAYFYIQIAYIKSVYFKNNENQLVYLDSAITIYEDLYLNHNKNSTLYAEALWRKTEALMNALGDHEVDVVKYEKELIEIRKLLGKAQVLKKENGELISETDTAIPDGWMNYYLLTGNKDSSLYYALRSVEINNRLNIDPARMSYSYARLSQIYQSRKEYKKAEEATLTGIRVANEHNLVKELIDNYSILRNLYYLQGDYKNAHDILVRITAFNDSVNSKAALNAEEVFQSQMKSEKLQQEALRQEENAKMQKTVTTLTIAVLFLVLIFSVLIALRWRKSIAQNKIIEQQKFIVDQKNTEITESITYAKRIQQAKLPAIETIKASLPNSFVLFKPKDIVSGDFYYFREKDGFQFLAVADCTGHGVPGAIMAMLGSERLDDALNQTNDTSEILKILNQGVKASLKQDDSDSTSRDGMDIIICRIDKKNNKVCFSGANRPLWIVRHQTQSIEEFKPTKSAIGGFTANEQEFSKAETMVQSKDVIYLSTDGYSDTFGGANDKKLTSKRFKELLISVHSKSADEQFAYLLNFIEQWKGKIEQIDDILVAGIII
- a CDS encoding DUF262 domain-containing protein encodes the protein MKLIAGEEIVFKHLEPSVDLKMSDEEINQKYVKGEVRIITEQARYPLPSIVVMLSGTDYKLNPEFQRRHRWNITQKSKLIESFIMNVPIPPIFLYEDSYSHYEVMDGLQRLTAIKEFYKDEFVLDGLEEWPELNGKKYSSLPIQIKKGIDRRYLSSIILLQETAKNELDAMQLKQLVFERINSGGVKLEPQESRNAVFNGPLNELCIKLARNKFLCKTWQIPEQTEDEISNNNPSDELIQNDLFRDMGDVELVLRFFANRQREGLIKYTRSLKDYLNNYLKYGNSLPSETLIEMGKLFNETIEFLYELLGEQAFCLYRNRNGKWNWYSRPTTAVYDPLTVIASEFLGAKGKILEKKNGIVTLLESFYSKYYDDFEGRNTNQGIISKREERIRELFQELSK
- a CDS encoding helix-turn-helix domain-containing protein, with amino-acid sequence MEYKVIKNEKEYQKALGRLEKIFDAKKGTKEGDELELLALLIEKYEQDKYPIDLPDPIEAIKFRMEQLGYKQKDLALAIGLKSRVSEILNRKRKLTLDMIRKLSEVLSIPTDILVKEY
- a CDS encoding type II toxin-antitoxin system HigB family toxin, producing the protein MRVIAKKILREFWNRHTDCESQLKSWYYEALKAKWKSPSDIKKEFPSASIIQNNRVVFNIKGNKYRLIVKINYDYSILWIRFIGTHPQYDKIDAKTI
- a CDS encoding sigma-70 family RNA polymerase sigma factor, whose protein sequence is MSQSNSLANIACEQLMNFISEGRTEAFDELYKRHAATLTRYFFRMLNNDKELALDAVQDLFLKIAESPGIFNRSKPFKTWMFSIASNYCKNFYRHKKVEQTYVEFYMHDKGSISTEIADVIQSIDRRYLLRMLDEVLLELPIEKREVIILKYQEERSIAEIAEIQKCSEGTVKSRLHHAVKILQEKLNKFKNENSNEKYKTIG